CACAGAATGGTGCAACTTCCTCAGTGTCCTAAACAATAAGCAGTTGTTGCAGCACTCGAACAGTAAAAGTGTAGGTTAGTGGTTTAAGTACAAAATTTCTAAACTGTCACCTCTATTTCAGGTTTTACTTTACTATTCAGTTTTACTAGTGCTAAATGGCAGATCTGAATAATGAGAAAGGGAAGACGTATACTACCTGCATAAGCTGTTATTGAGCTCATGAACTCAGATGAGAGGGATTTAAATTGGTCTGAATAAGTTTACTAGTAAACTTCCTTGAAGAGAGAGGTCTGTGAAGGATCACTGTTCTTAATAGGGTGCAAGGATGCAAACTCTACAAGCTATCAAGCAATACATATCTGAAATCAAGCTCCAAATACCTCATTTGCAGGAGTAACAACTAGGAAATGCAAGACCTTCCAGaatatttcatgtttattaACTATAGTAGATAGATGCATCTTATATGATGCTGTTGTCTAGAAATGATAGAATGATGACTAGTTCTATAGAATAAAAGCTAATGTCTTTGAATGTCACCTTTCTAGATGATAAGGAATATGCCATGGAATAATTCTAGATACTATTTAAAACTAGTGGGGAAAGGAAACAGAGTTCGGTATTAAACAAGTCTGGCAGTACTGATACCTTAAGTTATTGCTATTACTCAAACAATCCTCTGGCTCTTTAGCCTGAGATATGGAATGTTTTTCACATATAAAGACATGATGCAGCAAGTCTACAGATGTAGACTCGTAGCTAATATAATTGCCTGATTCTCATGTATGGTCAGTTTGTACAACACTACCAGTGAAGTGTGAACCAGGACACCTAAATGCTGCTTTCAGTGGCTGCTTTGGCATAAATGTGTGCAATTTGAAAACAAGCTGAGTATGTGGAACAAGTTGGAGTGATAAGTCTTGTAGAGTAAGCTGATTGTTGTTACTATCAATAAAGATATGACCCATGCAGATCCATTTCTTCTACATTATTTTACTGTTAGCATATGCATTCTTAATACCCCATTGAATTAGAAGGTAAGACTAAATGTAGCTGAATAAAGACTGAGGGCTTGTCTagtttctttgctgctttgttgTGATGGGCAACTAGTTCAAAAGTGCTTTTCCTCTTCATGGGCTGAGAAGTGAGTTAGGATCTAAAGTGTCTCTAGGCAATTTCTCACTCTGCAATCTGCATGTACACTGACAGCTGTAACAGGATACTTAGGGTTTATATTTGTCAGTGTACCTCCTCTACCTCTAAGTGTGCCCAGTATCTAGATACTTCAGTCACAAAAAGCAAACTATACTCAAATAGCAATAAAGGTGTAAACCTTAGTTCAATCATGCTGTAAGACCTTTCTGGAGTCAGCAGAGACTGACTgctttagagaagaaaagattaaataaaatatcatctCTTTTCTAACTATGCTATCCACTTAATCTTGAGAAATATTACTTTAACAGAGATGAAGGGAAGCGAGCAAATCAAAGTCAAGGAAATCTCTCTGGTGGTCTTGTACTTGCAAGACTAAGTGTATTCAGTAATACTACGGAATGGACGGATATAACTAAAAGGTTTCTACTTCCCTGTAGCTGCTTGTAAACTAGTCTGTTTCAGGCCAGGAGTTTCTTTTTTAGCTACTCTACTACTAACATATCAAGTAACTTTAATTTGACCTCACTACAGCCTCTACTTGCAAATTGAGAGGCAACCCCTCCCAGTACTGTAGCTCTAGTCGTAACTTCAACAGTTATCCTCATTCAGGGGTTAGTAGCTTCATGGATATGCGCAGAAGTGGTATTTGTCTCAATGACTTTCCAAAATACTTAAGAAATCATGTCCAGAGTTTGTATATGAACTCTGACCTTAATTTATGTGCAACTGCTGGTCATCTTTGATCAGAGCTCTCCAAACACTAAATACTTGAAACAGGTAACTGCTCCCACTCCCATAATCATACTAAAAATGATTAAACTCACACTGTTTCAGTGTAATTTCATGTCATCATATTGATGTGAATCACTGGAATACTAGTACAGAACTAGAGCTTTTATTTCCTATTAATGGATTTGGTGAAGTTCTACTAGAGCTGTCACTAAGACTGAAAGTGCTTTTATTAAGATCACAATGTAGAGTGATGTGTCCAGGGCTGTTAGCTTATTAACAGAACACTGGTACCCTAATTCTGGTCCAGGGATCTTGGTTACGTTATGTGTAAAGCTTAAATAATAAACTTGCTGTTTGAGCAGGATCTTCTTAGCTACAGCTTTCCTAAAGATATGTAGTATGCTATTATCAGGTCCTGCTTGCTGCTGCATTACACAGCTTGCATTTAAGCGCTACTAAAATAACCTGAATAGCAGGGTTTGAACAGCTTGCTATCTTTCAGAAAGCAGGAGTAATTTCAACCAACCTTTTTCATTCTGTGCAGTTTTTTTGGATCTTCGATGGCTGCAAGGTTTACAGGGTCATTCAGAAATAGAACTTCAGTGAGGAGGTGACAGGCTGCACTACTAACCCTTAATTAGGAAGGACTAGTGGAGTGATTGAAGATCCTAAAACAACCATCTAAAACAGcttattaatgtattttcaggTGCGGACCAGGGGTTATTAAACACCTTCTTTAGCAGCTGGGCAACAACAGACATGAGCAAACATCTACCATTTATTTATAACTTGAGCAGCACTTCTGTGTACTCCTATCTTCCAGCATTTAAAGCGTAAGTTAAAAATTCTGGAGTGAGTTGCTAACCAGATTTAAGGCTTATATAAACTAATCTTTTGTTACATAATGGCAAGGTATAATGTGAACTTACACAAGAACTTTTTCTAAATGGGTACTATTATCTAACCAAAAGAAGATACATAGCaatttctattcctttttaaGGGCTGAATTAATACTAGTTATCTCATGgtgagaaaagcaaagaaagctgtATGTTTGTGGCTTAACTACCATCCTTGGGAGTAACACTGAAGTTGATTTAGAATAAGCATACTTGAGAGGTCACTTCCAAAAAGTGAGAAACACAACTTACTTGGAACCTGGAGCCTGGAACTCTTATTACAGCTGTAATCAAAGACATCAGATCTTGAATTGGTTTGAATCAGCAGAACTTCGTGTCACTGGTAGTGGTGTTCTTGTCTAGATAGCTTGTCCTGTCGTATCACTTAAGGTATTTAACAACCAGTAGTTTTTTCATCTATTGATCTATACCATTCAAATAAACACATGGAATTGTACAAAGTGTGTAACTCCTATAAAGCTAGAACTCCCTCCCACCAGTCTTTATAGACCTAGGACCAGTTCCCTAAGTAGTAAGATGAGACAAAGACTGCAGCCAGGTGTCATGCCACTGCATGCTTCTACTGTTAAAGAAAACAACTCTCTACTCCCTAACAGTATTAGATTTTTGGCTTATGACTAAACCCTATGTGATAGGCAAGGTCACTCCTAAGAGTGTTATAACAAACAAGAGGAGAGGAAGTAACATGAGAAGCTGAACACTAACCAAAACCCATGCTCATTAAGAGCTGTAAAAGTAAGAAATACCAGttacaaaaaataatctgatCTCTGAATGACATCAAATGACTAGTGTCTAAAGCAGCAGCTAGCATAAGCAGGACTGTTGCTGGCTGAAGCTCAAACTGTGTCTTGTGATCAGAACACCATCTGAAATCCTGTCGTGCTAAAAGTGGAAcacttattttaagaaatacatgCAAGCCTGAGAATGACTAAGTAGTTAGATAGCATTTGACAAGCTAACTTCTATTGTGAAGTATGTCCTCTTGCCATTGCTGGCTGGCTGATAGTCATGTGACCTTGCTGCCACAAAATGCTAATGGGATTGGTGGCTCCTGACAAAAACTCCCTTTAACTGATTACATCAATTGTATAACTGAGCTCAGCACAccttcagggaaagaaaaaaaaaaagaaaaaaaaaaggtgctgcaTTTCCATCTAAAAGTAGAACACCCTGGTCAGTAGGTGAGCAGTCCCCTTGGTTAGATGAGGAGCTACGCTCACGATAACCAGCAGGTGGAATAAACTGAGGCTTAAGTCTGTTAACATCATTAGCTatgctttttgctgctttgtacAAGACCAAGCTTCATAGCAGTCTCAGTAAtcctttttctaaaggaaaatgcTCACACATGAGAAACTgtctaatttcaaaaaaatggtGGAATGCTTCTTTTTTGGGAGATGGGGAAAGACAGATTAGTCACTATGGCTAATTTGGACATAAAGCTTCTTAACAGTTGCGTTTAAGTCTCTAGAAGAGAGATCGTATCTAGAAAACGGATACTGAGAACATCCTTGAAGCCTTGCATGTATTAACTGTTGTACAGTTCTTAAGTGGCCAGAATACTAAGCGTACTTTTCTTAATTTGTAAAAACATTGTAACTTAACGCTTCTTAGGCATTCTCTAAGGCTAGAAATAGAATTTGCCATTTAAGCCTTGATTTGTAGCAATGACATAGCTTCTCAAGACAGTAGCAGactgagatgaagaaaaacagctgctaAATAGCGATGTGCCAGCTAATGAAACCAAGGTAGCCCTATTATGTCAAATCTTGACACTGGGATTTACAGTTAAAGCCCAGAAACACCTTCTCAAGAGAGTTCTCTGCTTGCAACTACTACAAATATTTGATCTTGTTTCAAGCGTGCATGAGTTTCCATGCCTCAGTAATACCAGTCGTGTCCGTGACACTGTATGCAAATGCAGTTAATCTTTCAATGTAGGAGAGGAGACAGACGTATCAAAAAATGCATATGCTTTGAGTAGCCTAGACTTTGAAACACACCTGTACAATCTCCTTATGCAGAAGAACTTGAACATCTGAGTCCCAGTCAAAATGATCTGGGCATTCTTAAATTGTATTACTGCATAAGCTAGTTTTGCATTATTACCTAGTTCAATTTTATTACGATGAGAAGAAATCCTACACTGGATTATTTCAGTGATACAAACTGAACTAGATATGAAAGCTGTTGTTACTAGAGAGACTGGTACTGCCAGTTCTCAAAACTGACTCAAGCTGAACTCCATGCAGCCATAGGAGAGGAACGGAATTAATGTCATCTCTTTTACTGAAGTTCTTTACTTCAAATGGGTTGCATCTTATCTACACGCTTAATGCAAAACAGCTTACTAATAATGTTTGGGACAAAACTAGAAATCCATACTGAAAATGGAATTCAAATAATTCAAGAAATCCAAGTTTTTACAAAACATGGCTAAGCTAAGGTTATTTAGGAAGCAGTGATTTGTTGTCTAGCAAGATTCTGCTGCAACAAGATCAAAAGTCCTTTGGAATAGCTACGTTACACATAGACTATGcctctggaaaataaaagctaccTGCAGCAAGACCTTATTAAGATCCTTTGTACACAGATACAGACTGAAAGAGTAACTCTTAACACTGACCCTTCCTTACATAATGCTTGTACTGTCTAGCTGTCCAGATCACTGACTTTGGAGTAGAATCTTTCTCACTTTTAAAACTAGTTCCATTTACAACGGCTGCTTGAGACTGCTCTTTCCTGAGCTATGGACATCATTCTACCTAAAGACTTGAGTTTGCTGTAAGTACTGAAATAGCCCAGACATTAGTTTTTTGGCTGTATTCTGACTAGTGTAATCGTAGACTTCTGTTTGCATAGAAATGCTTCCAGTTCCAGTAGGCATTGGCAGTTTCATATAGTTTAGTGTTTAGTCTCCTAAAGACattcatgtttctgttttctggacACCTACAGAAATTGTGGGTTCTAACTTTTTCTGTCTCACAGGTTTGGTGCAAATACTAAAGTGGTACATTTCCTGGGAAGCACAAAGCCATGGAACTATACATATGACTCCAGAACAAAaagtctaagagagaaaatgcaTGAACCTAAAATAGTTCACCCAGAATTCCTCAACATGTGGTGGGATACCTACATGGCTAATGTTTTACCGTTACTAGAACAGCATGGagttgttaaagaaaatatcacaaGTGTAAACatggtatgtttttttttaatattcctatACAAACTATCTAGGTATGGATAGGTTCTGTACCATctcaattttttccccttacccACAGCTCAAAGCATGGGTttggtttaatttatttttgggGTGTATTTTGTCTAGTGGGTTTTTCGTTTTAGCTTGGAATAAAGAACACCACAGGTGAGAAGTGTGCTGAAGTAGTCTTAAATATGAATGTCTGCCTAACTTCCTTATTTCAAAGTTACTTAACCAACAAACTATAGTTAAGTGACAAACTAAAGGACAGAAATTAAACTGTCTTTTTCAGTATGTACAGAGAGGGGCCATGACTCAATGTGTTTCAGCTAATACAGTTCTCAAGAAGAATCCTAATTCAGCATACAATCTGTACATACAGATTTTACATGGTAAATCTAGGTGGGGCTAGAATAACTAGAAAATAAGTACTTTAGTAGACTGGCAGGGATGAATCTTAATACTTGTCAAGGCCAAAGTAACTCTTCTAATTCTAGTTCTCATGCATGCAGTTTAATAGCATGCTTCTGAATGCAGACTACAGTTTCAGCTTAGCACATGGGCCAGTTTAAGTTCTCAGCCTTTCTCAACCCAAAGTTACTGATCTCTAAAGATGTGCTTTCTCCTGTTAATGTTGCATCTTTCATCTTTCTAATGAACTATTTGCAGCTATCGGGCTTGGTCTATACTCTGGCTTTCTCTTGTGGCTTCTGTAGAGAGGTATGAAgaacttaaactttttttttttttctctctgcccacTGACTTTTAACACTttgctttgttattttgctAGGGAAGTTGCATAATCCCTGCACACTGGCAGTGCTAGCTGCTGTGCATGAGAACATCTACTTGTCCCATCCCCATGCCTGTTGCTTGCGTTAGCTGTGCAaagcactgctttgttttttcactcttcctttctttttaggCAGAGGTTACAGAGGCAGTGTCTCACATGTCAGTATCAGCAACAGCACCACCACCTTCACCACCAGCACCAGTATTACCAACTATATCTTCACAAGAACGCAGGGAACGGTGGGAGCAAGGCCAAGCTGACTATATGGGGATGGATTCTTTTGACAACATCAAGAAGAAACTTGACACCTACCTTCAATAGAAATACTTGTCTCAAACACTGTCAGTGCAAGGACTTGTTCCAGAACTATAGCCGCTAGAAAGGTATTGAATGGGGTCAGTTAAACTTACTAGTAgctttttgaagactttttgGTTAAAGGTTTCTGCAGTGCTACAGATAAGATTGAGCAAAGGCTAGGAAGCAGAATTCCTTGGGCCAGCTATAACTGCCCAGTTTCCAATTCTCCCTCCTAGACtaaaaacaggtattttaagCTCAAGTTTTGTCTGTTGCAATCAAGACACTAAATTGGCTCAACATACTCCTTGAAACTGTGGGTTTGTACCTCACCTTGTTAAGGTGACTAG
This Rhea pennata isolate bPtePen1 chromosome 9, bPtePen1.pri, whole genome shotgun sequence DNA region includes the following protein-coding sequences:
- the GYG1 gene encoding glycogenin-1 isoform X1; protein product: MADQSFVTLATNDSYVKGALVLGSSLQLHRTTRKLTALITPQVSDPMRKVLEKVFDEVILVNILDSGDSAHLALMKRPELGITLTKLHCWELTQYSKCVFMDADTMVLSNIDELFEREELSAAPDPGWPDCFNSGVFVYRPSTETYNQLLQLATEKGSFDGADQGLLNTFFSSWATTDMSKHLPFIYNLSSTSVYSYLPAFKAFGANTKVVHFLGSTKPWNYTYDSRTKSLREKMHEPKIVHPEFLNMWWDTYMANVLPLLEQHGVVKENITSVNMLSGLVYTLAFSCGFCREAEVTEAVSHMSVSATAPPPSPPAPVLPTISSQERRERWEQGQADYMGMDSFDNIKKKLDTYLQ
- the GYG1 gene encoding glycogenin-1 isoform X2 — its product is MADQSFVTLATNDSYVKGALVLGSSLQLHRTTRKLTALITPQVSDPMRKVLEKVFDEVILVNILDSGDSAHLALMKRPELGITLTKLHCWELTQYSKCVFMDADTMVLSNIDELFEREELSAAPDPGWPDCFNSGVFVYRPSTETYNQLLQLATEKGSFDGADQGLLNTFFSSWATTDMSKHLPFIYNLSSTSVYSYLPAFKAFGANTKVVHFLGSTKPWNYTYDSRTKSLREKMHEPKIVHPEFLNMWWDTYMANVLPLLEQHGVVKENITSVNMAEVTEAVSHMSVSATAPPPSPPAPVLPTISSQERRERWEQGQADYMGMDSFDNIKKKLDTYLQ